In Megalopta genalis isolate 19385.01 chromosome 7, iyMegGena1_principal, whole genome shotgun sequence, a single window of DNA contains:
- the Art7 gene encoding arginine methyltransferase 7: MALENTDMRPFTSFDNWIDEDTFDYYQEIARSAFADMLHDHERNQKYYVALKIAIEKKHEMGEEANVLDIGTGTGLFSMMSAACGADTVTACEVFSPMAECAMKIIEKNGFKDKIRLIPKRSTKITVGRDGDMPKKANILIAEVFDTELIGEGALSTFKHAYENLLEEKSIVVPHSATIWVQVVESSAVHAWNKVQPIKYKNECLIDTPHSAKSCFGLEYVHDLQLTQFPYDAFTPLMPPQPVFRFDFTGKTPLSYVETVNLRVKPTLTGTAHAVFMWWDLNMDIDNQVSLSCAPVWEHPDAKKMLREGLSLSEIADIIPWRDHWVQAIYHLPVETSIVAGREISLIGCHDEYSLWFDLIYETITRMPVCSCGIHIAYSRTRMGQLNDQRRNEKYIRALEKRITPKTVCLCLSDGCLLGLAAIKLGAKKVFMLETKVHSRQCMEKFITFNNLSEKVQIIESADDLPSEKEINLIFGEPYFITSMLPWDNLSYWYLTSKYSPRVRRIPIAATILAVAVEFKDLHKIRTPLGVCEGYDLSIFDALLQESSEKTDNPVEPQPLWEYPAKALSLPFVIHKFDLRQYDDGLRNIHISDSIPILESGSCNGVALWVDWHLNAQITVSSGPTRAIQPGARISWDPFTRQGVHIFRDVTNVTQQSSLDWSFDYAPELFRTMKFDFHVLSEPLK, from the exons ATGGCTCTCGAAAATACAGATATGCGTCCATTCACCAGTTTTGATAACTGGATAGATGAAGATACTTTTGATTATTACCAAGAAATTGCAAGATCAGCATTTGCCGATATGCTACACGATCATGAAAGA aatCAGAAGTATTATGTCGCTCTTAAAATTGCAAttgaaaaaaaacatgaaatggGAGAAGAGGCCAATGTTCTTGATATAGGAACTGGTACTGGTTTGTTTTCGATGATGTCTGCCGCATGCGGTGCTGATACTGTAACAGCATGCGAG GTTTTTTCACCAATGGCTGAGTGTGCtatgaaaataattgaaaaaaatggtttcaaAGACAAGATCAGATTGATACCGAAACGATCTACAAAAATAACAGTGGGACGGGATGGCGATATGCCCAAGAAAGCAAATATTTTAATTGCAGAAGTTTTTGATACAGAACTTATTGGGGAAGGAGCTCTTTCTACATTTAAACACGCTTATGAAAACCTCCTCGAA GAAAAAAGTATAGTTGTGCCACATAGTGCCACAATTTGGGTACAAGTTGTTGAAAGTTCTGCTGTACATGCATGGAACAAAGTACAaccaataaaatacaaaaacgaATGTTTAATTGACACTCCACATTCCGCAAAGTCTTGTTTTGGACTTGAATATGTGCACGATTTACAGTTAACACAATTTCCATATGATGCATTTACACCTCTGATGCCACCCCAGCCTGTATTTAG GTTTGATTTTACTGGCAAAACTCCTTTGTCGTATGTTGAAACAGTAAATTTACGCGTGAAGCCGACATTGACTGGTACAGCTCATGCTGTTTTCATGTGGTGGGACTTGAACATGGATATAGACAATCAG GTTTCGCTAAGTTGCGCACCTGTTTGGGAGCATCCAGATGCTAAGAAAATGTTACGCGAAGGTTTAAGCCTTTCAGAAATAGCCGATATAATACCATGGAGGGACCATTGGGTGCAAGCTATTTATCATTTACCCGTAGAAACCTCGATTGTTGCGGGTCGTGAAATCAGTCTGATCggatgtcacgacgagtattctTTATGGTTTGATTT AATCTACGAAACAATTACTAGAATGCCTGTGTGCAGTTGCGGTATTCACATCGCTTATTCCAGAACCCGCATGGGACAACTAAACGATCAGAGACGAAACGAAAAATATATTAGAGCACTGGAAAAGAGAATTACTCCAAAAACCGTTTGTTTGTGCTTGTCGGATGGTTGTTTGTTAGGCCTCGCTGCTATTAAATTAGGAGCAAAGAAAGTATTTATGTTAGAAACAAAAGTCCATTCCAGACAATGCATGGAGAAATTTATCACATTCAACAACTTGTCGGAAAAAGTACAAATTATAGAATCGGCGGATGATCTGCCTTcagaaaaagaaattaatttaatcttCGGTGAACCGTACTTTATCACTTCCATGCTACCATGGGATAATCTTAGCTACTGGTATCTCACTTCAAAGTATTCACCTCGCGTACGAAGAATACCGATTGCAGCGACGATACTAGCTGTTGCCGTAGAATTCAAAGATCTCCATAAAATACGAACTCCACTTGGAGTTTGCGAAGGTTACGACTTATCGATTTTTGATGCACTTCTCCAA gaATCGAGCGAGAAAACCGACAATCCAGTAGAACCCCAACCATTGTGGGAGTATCCTGCCAAAGCATTAAGTTTACCTTTTGTTATTCATAAGTTCGATTTAAGACAATATGATGATGGATTAAGGAATATACATATCTCCGACTCAATTCCTATTCTAGA GAGTGGATCGTGTAACGGCGTAGCTTTGTGGGTGGATTGGCATCTAAACGCTCAGATTACGGTATCGTCAGGACCAACGAGGGCAATACAACCTGGCGCACGAATATCGTGGGATCCATTCACAAGACAAGGTGTACATATATTTAGGGACGTAACAAACGTTACACAACAAAGTTCTCTTGATTGGTCGTTCGACTATGCGCCAGAACTTTTCAGGACTATGAAATTTGATTTTCATGTATTGTCAGAACCACTAAAATAA
- the Dtwd2 gene encoding DTW domain containing 2, with amino-acid sequence MTNEESVWQELSEIYADPPETRNKCTQCKRPVPVCWCPGLPKHIVCPASRIIILQHPAEVKRCLRTAPMLALGLESGKCITYRGKKFPLPKHEGLTEILNDKNTLLLYPSTDAVPLDKLTPVGTDGQEPYNLILLDGTWPQAKAIYHSSPALSLLRACKLVGVPTSEYVIRTQPTEGCLSTLETGAFALSILEGDPELKDRMLGPLHYLCRFQLENGAVTHQSKEFLIKQKAYPKLIGRRLAKQLRMLPEEST; translated from the exons ATGACAAACGAAGAATCTGTATGGCAAGAATTATCAGAAATATATGCTGACCCTCCGGAAACAAGAAACAAATGCACGCAATGCAA AAGACCAGTGCCAGTGTGTTGGTGTCCAGGATTACCGAAACACATAGTGTGCCCTGcatcaagaataattattctacAGCATCCGGCTGAAGTAAAGCGTTGTTTAAGAACGGCGCCTATGCTTGCTCTAGGTCTAGAATCTGGAAAGTGCATCACATATAG AGGTAAGAAATTTCCATTGCCGAAGCACGAAGGATTAACAGAAATTTTGAATGATAAGAATACTCTACTACTTTATCCATCGACTGATGCTGTACCACTCGATAAATTGACTCCTGTTGGTACAGATGGACAAGAGCCTTATAATCTTATTTTATTAGATGGTACCTGGCCACAGGCGAAG GCAATATATCATTCTAGTCCAGCACTTAGCCTTTTAAGAGCATGCAAATTGGTTGGAGTTCCAACAAGCGAATATGTTATTAGAACACAGCCAACCGAAGGATGTTTATCTACGCTTGAAACTGGTGCTTTTGCACTTTCCATTTTAGAAGGTGATCCAGAATTGAAGGATAGAATGCTTGGACCTCTGCATTATCTCTGCAG atTTCAGTTGGAAAATGGTGCTGTAACTCACCAGAGCAAAGAATTTCTTATTAAACAGAAAGCTTATCCTAAACTCATAGGACGACGGCTAGCGAAACAATTGCGAATGTTACCTGAGGAATCAACGTAA